The sequence GCAGTCTagaaccgtgttggcttttttggcagctgcagcacacggctggctcatatttaaatgattgtccacttggagccctagtggacaaccatttaaataggagccagctgtgtgctgcagctgccaaaaaagccaacacggttGTAGGCtgcatgccttccattgaggacctgtatactgcacgaatcaagaagagggctaggaaaatatttacagatccctcacacccagaacataaactgtttcaactcctaccctcaaaacgatgctacagagcactgcactccagaaaaactagacacaagaacagttttctcccAAAGGCCAattatttgctaaacaaataattccctcaacactgtcaaactatttactaaatctgcactactattaatcttctcatcattcccatcaccaatctctttccacttatgactgtatgactgtaactttgttgctggcaatccttatgatttatattgatatattgaccatcaattgtgttgtaaatgttgtaccttgatgaacgtatcttttcttttatgtacactgagagtgtatgcaccaagacaaattccttgtgtgtccaatcacacttggccaataaaaaattctattctattctattctattctaaacagagGGATATgtgaagatcatgtgaagtgttaataccactttgcaaggccttgctaaggccacacttggaatacggagtccagttttagtcaccatgatgtaaaaaagatgtggagactctagaaagagtgcagagaagagcaacaaagaggatgaggggactggaggctaaaacatatgaagaacggttgcaggaactgggtatgtctagtttaacgaaaagaaggaataggggagacatgatggcagtgttccaatatctcaggagctgccacaaagaagagggagtccagctcttctccaaagcgcctgaaggcaggacaagaagcaatgggaggcaactaatcaaggagagaagcaacttagaactaaggaggaattttcttacagttagaacaattaatcagtggaacaacttgcctccagagtttgtgaatgctccaacactggaagttttcaagaagagattggacaaccatttttctgaaatggtctagggtctcctgcctgagcagggggttggactagaagacctccaaggtcccttccaactctgttattctattctaaatatcacCACTGAAGTTCCTTCGCTGGGTTACACTGGCACAGTTCATTTTTTGCAGGTTAACTAATGTTGTAGAGTGTTTTTTAGCAACCCACACAAGAGCAGACTCTCATTTTTAGATGATCATCTGCATTCTGTACAATTGCAATTAATAACCCTCTTGTCACCATGCATGGGGTACCATAAATTATTTTGCAGAAGAACCTGGCACGCAACTGATCCTAATGCGGGCGCTGATGGATCTTGGCTTCTTCCTTGATTCCTCTGAGCTGTCGTCCAATCATCTTCCTTTTATGGACCCATTGGAAGTCTGTCATGTATCTTCTGAGAGAGGGAAAATGCCTTGTCATCTACCTCACCCATCCAGGTGTGACAACTAATTGCATGAATCTCAATCCATTGAACCATAGTTATGCAATGGATCAGGTGTTTAAGCCTGCCGTCTCTCAGCTCCATGGCTTTGAACTTACCTACCATTCCCAAGATGTTGTATCATCTATACATGAATATTGAAACCATATATAAAGAACTTCTGTTTCTTAAGGTACTTCATTCATTGATGTTTGCTTAGCTCACGGGTCTCCTTCAACTGATAAGGTAAGTCTGTCTCTACATCCTGTATCTGGTTTTCAGAGTAGATTGTCTAGCGGGTTAGATGTTCTCTAGATGTTTTGGGAGCAATACACATGATTCCTTATAATTGCCCACACCCGGTGGAACGTAGAGAGAACTGTAATCCAAAACTCCAAAGGTgcgttttcaagaggcaactggaccttctaggtttttcttggaagacgtctcgcttctcatacaagaagcgtCTTCGGAGCTGAGGAAGCATCGGGGATGAGAAGCAACACGTCTtccaagaaaacccagaaagtccagttgccgcttgaaaaagcacctttgggacaaccaggacctggatgactgaaaatctccatagacatgtagtCCAAAATATTTGGAGGGCACCAAAATGTCTTCTTATAATCGATAGATGACCACAAACAGCGTCGGGGAGAAAGACCATGGAACAAGACAAgaaaggaacaacttgcctgcagaagttgtgaatgctccaacactggaaattttttaagaaaatgttggatagccatttgtctgaaatggcgtagggtttcctgcctgggcagggggttggactagaagacctccaaggtcccttccaactctgatattattattattattattattattattattattattattattattattattattattattattattaaatatggaATCCCCTTTTCAACCCTCTGAAGGTGATGACAGATGAGAGAAAAAATTTGTATTGTCTTGCTttagagcagcagtcaccaactggtggtccatgagaaaatgttggtggtccacagaaaaattatttgcatttttttatattgcactaaatcaggggtcctcaaactacagcccctggaatggatacgtgcaatgaacatttgtgttgctgcagagagtctccccctttggtgtctttttgtgggggtcggaggggggaagaaattccaactcggggtctgcttcggcctcctggtgaagactggagggaagggccgctggtggcgaagagccggagggccctgttccaatgggactgcatcatggcctgaaactggctgaccatctcaccccgctgagcctccaggcgctgacacctggccttgcactccctcaggtcttccttctgcttggaaagtctatgctcctagtcctcagtgagatgcttctactgagcttccttcttggtcagttccaatttgaactgaaccaactgttttgccaactctttctcatggtggctgcttagctccaacaacggctttctgttggggccctaaggagcccaagcagggaggcaaggagtggctgggaggggacgggtgagtagaggctggaaaGGTGCCCTTCGacctgagtgacattgagttggccacacccacccagtcacatgaccacctaaccacacccacccagccggtcattaggcagatcatattagtggtccgcgggatttaaaattatgaaattagtgatccctgaggtccgaaagattggtgactcctgctttagagaatagtaaCATCCAACCCATTGAGTTCAGCTATAGAAGAAGGATGACATAACTTATAAGAAAGACCATTCCTAGACAGGTTGAAAGTCAGAGATGGAACAGCAAGCAAGCTAGGTTTGCATACCAAATGTGGCGTTAAGTGTCTACTGCCCACAACATTTTAAAAGGGTTTAAAGATTACACAATTGTATTAAAATTCAGCTGAAGGTTTATGTGAATGCATGAGTAAaaaatgtgtacacacacacacacacacacacatatgcatgctCAAATAGTTCTCCAAATGTTTCAGTATTATTCTGGAATTTGGCGTATTTAATAAATATCTGGACCTGGGGACTTATTATATCAATTATTTTCTCCTCTATCGGCTGGACGCACCTAGGCTTTTATGATCGAAATTTGTTTGTGGTAATTTTCCATTCGAAAATCACATTCACAAGTTTCAGGACAAGCATCGTTGAGGCCAGGAGTGGtactggtttgctactggtttgcaaatgtgagtgtgtgtgcgcgCTTTGtggccacctctgtgcatgcacagggacttccacgcatgcgcagatcatcaaaaatgggatgtgatgacgtccaggcgggtgggtgcaGCCTCCCGCAGCAGCCACTACCGGTTAGTCCGAGTTGGataaaactggctgaataccaccactggttgagGTGCAACCCATCCTATTTTGGGAGGTCATTCTGATTTCAATGTATTTTGGTCCTATATTTCAGTTCCACCCACCATGCCAGAAGAAAGAATCTATTCTTCTGGACGAGAAGCCTACTTCAACCTGAACTCTACATGGTACGACCCAGCAGGATCCTGGTTAGATACTCGCCGTAAACCCTTCCGCTACGTCGATAACACCGCCTGCGTGACGTGTTGCAACCCCAGGAGCAACGTACCCCGAAGAGGTGGCCATAATTACCGGTGCTACTGCTACCGCCAATCCACTTGTACGACGGGAGGAAACCCAAGGGTTAGAAGCTGTGTACACAACCCTTCGGGAGGACCCCGTGATTATTGGGGGCGTCCAATCGGTGATGCCTGCGATGGGTGTTCCGGGGGACACTATTCTCATGCGGGGTCAGATTGTGGCTCATGTTGTGGCTCTTTGGGGGGATGTGGAACAGGAGGAGGGACCGTGGCTTGTGCTCAACCACGTGCTACATCTGGAGGAGTGTGTGCCGAACCAGGTTGCAGACCTTCCGGGAGAGGGGTGTGCGCAGAACCTTGCATAACATCTTCTGGAGGATGCGGAACAGGAGTATGTGCTGAACCAGCATGTTTACCTTCAGgatatgggaggaggaggagaggggtgtGCTTTGAGCCATGTGCAGGAACATCGAGTGGATGTTGAATGGCAGAATTGGAGAAGGAACCACGGTCCAACTCTCTGTTCAGGGCAGGAGCTATAAAAACCTATTTGATGGACCACCATTCCCCATTCCCTGTTTGAAGACCTCCAATGAGGGGCATCTCATCACATCTCACCATGTGGCAATCTGTTGTACTGGTTGACAACTCATAAGTCacagctgtcagggttccgacccgatgccctaattaaatcatgagcctcgagccacgcttcaaaaaaaatatccagttatttattagaagcGTCATGTCGTCATGTTCCAGATGAAGCCAACTCTGaaccaatcatgaccctgtttccccccctcccccccccagggtgtgtcatcaatcacattctccaacagagcaattttgcgggttgcagagatcactcccctccagccactgtgggtaaccctgggagacagccttgagagagagatgtctggaatgtgctcctgtttTTGGCTGCCGTGGTGCTtcgtcggtttcccatccccctagcctatggcaactcaagagcaggccaagGATGCATTGCGAGTTGACAACAAACTTTTTCTGAAATCTAGCCTGAACTTTCCTCCTTGTAGTTTTGGTTCACTAGTTCTGGTTCTGCTCCCTGGGACAACAGACGAATAAGCCCACTCCCACTTCTCGCTACCAACCTTTCCAGAATTGAGCTTACTCCAACCCCAAGTCCGTTCCTAGAACCCAACAACATTCCTGCAAGGCTGTTCAcctgcccgcccacccacccacccaatggATCCAAAGCCATAACTAAAATTGGATGttccttatttcttcttcttcttcttcttcttctccttcttctcctccttttccttctcctccttctccttctccacctcctcctcctcctcttcctcctcctcctcttcctccttctccttctccttctcctcctcctcctccttctccttctcctcctccttctcctcctcctcctcctcctcctcctccttcttcttcttctttttcttcttcttcttcttttttttgtaaaaagaaaacttatttttcttcttaccGGGTGTAATATACATCTTTCCAAACCTACCAAACTCCAAAATCTATTCCCATTCTTATGGTTTGGAgagtttgtgttagtttttatgcTCTTTATAAAACAGTTAATAAAATGTATGCATTAAAAAAACTGAAGTCTGGACTGTTCCCAGGagaaatttatttgtttgcttgcttgattatttatttatttttatttatttaagagaatGCATGTGTCCGCCCACTCACTCTCAGTAACTGATACGatccagcaattttttttttaaaaaaaaagacccacACATTTCCATGCTGTAACTACGTCTACTGTCATGCACCGTTTGTCCACCAGGGGACACTAGAACTAGCCGCATGTGGGTAGACATCCACAAAATAGTATCTATCTATTGCATTCAAGCTACTTAAGGAATTTGGTCAGTTATGACTAACCTCAGTTTGTGCATTTGGGGGTTCCGTTTGTAACATCATCCAGCCTGTTTGGTTAATTTCTTCAAATCTAGAATATTCAGCAAAAGCAGGGGAACCATtgcattctgtttttctttgaggGAGTTCATCACAATTTTGTCTAGTATCTTAATTGCTCGGTCCTTCATACTTAAGAtggttggctcagtggctaagatgctgaacttgttgatcgaaaggtcggcagttcagcggttcgaatccctagggcagcgtaacggggtgagctcccgtgacttgtcccagcttctgccaacctagcagttcgaaagcaggtaaaaaatgcaagtagaaaaaatagggaccacctttggtgggaagggaacagcattccatgcgccttttttttttttatttgcatttatatcccgcccttctccgaagactcagggcggtttacactatgtcaagcaatagtcttcatccatttgtatattatatacaaagtcaacttattgcccccaacaatctgggtcctcattttatctaccttataaaggatggaaggctgagtcaaccttgggcctggtgggacttgaacctgcagtaattgcaagcagctgttgttaataacagactgtcttagcagtctgagccactcaaggaccctttggcgttgagtcatgccagccacatgaccacggagacgtctttggacagcactagctcttcggttttgaaatggggatgagtaccgccccctagagtcgggaacgactagcacatatgtgcgaggggaacctttacctttatctcatACTTTCCACAACTTGGACAGTACAGtacatttgtttagcgactgtttccaagttacaacagcactaaaaaaaaatgacatataaACAATACTTCACACCATCAAAAACTGGGAGAAGATAAAGTCCtacttgggctttgtgaaaacaCCCAAGGTCCTTATTTTTAACCATAAAGGTATATCATCAATAATAACAATAGAAAGAACACGGACGGTAAaccaaaaatctaattaaaaaattataaggTGCCCTGTTTATTCATAGGATATGGCTGCCCTCTCCTGGCTGCAAAAATTATAACATGGCCCCAAATATTGTCTATTATTCAGAATATAACTTCTAGTAACTGATATTTCCTGTCTCGGCATAGCCCAGAACAgtcactaaaaataaaaatatatcaataaaacTCTGcagtttgattctttttttaaaaaaatttataccTTGGTTTAAATGCAATGAAAACCACTCTATTTCTATGTGGTGGAGAATTATCCCCCCTATTATTTTCCTTGGATGCTACCAGgtttcctgaaaataagtctgggccttatattttaatttttgctccaaaagatgcattagggcttattttctagttaagtcttattttggggggaaatacggtactaaatgtatccgtctggctgacaatcttaacaggggcttattttgggataaGGCTTATATTACAATATCCtgaaaaaatcaagctagggcttattttccggttgggtcttatttttcagggaaacagggtagttcctTGAGGACTAGGAACTTTGTCACAATCTCTGGAGGGGTAAGAAagatcttccttcctctctccaaaTGGTCTTGCAAGGTTTTGAGAGACCTTTCTGTGTAAGGAAAGAAATAGTCACAGTTTCTCACCCCAAACAATGCAATTATATCTGATCCTTCTCATTAAATGATTCACGCTACAGTTTTCTCAGACCGAAGCTTCAAATGTTTAAGGTTAACAACTAGGCACCCTTCTAAACTGTGATCCGTCTCAAACTATGCATAAAGGGATCGAACTTCTGATGCGTAACTTACACAGTGTGCAACACTTTGCATAACTATTTAGGGTTCAAATTCCTACCTCTATAATTGTAGGCTACTGTGCAGTTTTGCATACGTTGCCTAAATATACTATTACTAAATTTCCCATAGCTCAAGATCATCCATTATGTTTTGTTAAAGACTGTAGCAGTAAACCTACTCAAAGAGTAACTTAGGTGAGGTTTTTCAATTCTTAGTTCGTCTTACAACTC comes from Ahaetulla prasina isolate Xishuangbanna chromosome 17, ASM2864084v1, whole genome shotgun sequence and encodes:
- the LOC131186664 gene encoding keratin-associated protein 5-1-like; amino-acid sequence: MPEERIYSSGREAYFNLNSTWYDPAGSWLDTRRKPFRYVDNTACVTCCNPRSNVPRRGGHNYRCYCYRQSTCTTGGNPRVRSCVHNPSGGPRDYWGRPIGDACDGCSGGHYSHAGSDCGSCCGSLGGCGTGGGTVACAQPRATSGGVCAEPGCRPSGRGVCAEPCITSSGGCGTGVCAEPACLPSGYGRRRRGVCFEPCAGTSSGC